Proteins encoded together in one Ignavibacteriales bacterium window:
- the mreD gene encoding rod shape-determining protein MreD, with protein MEHYIRSALVALALLLLQTTFIPFLSIGGFLPDVFLIWVVYVAVRYGQMEATITGFLVGLLQDAVAMQFFGLSALTMTIAGFVAGYFFNDNSTEQTLASYRFLTILVLSSFVHNVIYYGVFLQGIQDSVFTTMIEFSVFTSLYTLMVGVFPMFAFVRKYRFSQSL; from the coding sequence ATGGAACACTACATACGGTCGGCTTTGGTTGCCCTGGCGTTGTTGCTGCTCCAGACAACGTTTATTCCTTTTCTTTCCATCGGTGGATTTCTCCCCGATGTGTTCCTTATTTGGGTGGTGTATGTCGCTGTCAGGTACGGCCAGATGGAGGCAACCATCACGGGATTTCTCGTCGGATTGCTACAGGACGCCGTCGCAATGCAATTCTTCGGCTTGAGCGCGTTGACGATGACCATCGCAGGGTTCGTAGCCGGGTATTTCTTCAATGACAACAGCACAGAACAAACACTCGCGTCCTACCGCTTCCTGACGATCCTCGTGCTGTCATCGTTTGTCCACAACGTTATCTATTACGGTGTGTTTCTTCAGGGCATACAGGATTCTGTGTTTACGACGATGATTGAATTCAGCGTTTTCACAAGTCTGTACACTTTGATGGTGGGCGTCTTTCCCATGTTCGCGTTTGTCCGCAAGTACCGGTTCTCTCAATCACTATGA
- the thrC gene encoding threonine synthase: protein MKFRSVLGESPSVSFREALFRGLAPDGSLYIPEHIPQLPLPSEHGGAVQRLPVVASEVLGAFIDDIPMEEIRAMAERAFNFPIPLVRLEQNLFLLELFHGPTLAFKDVGARFMARALSYFLERERQDLTIVVATSGDTGSAVAHGFFNVPNISVFVFYPSGKISRLQEQQMTTLGGNIHAVEVEGTFDDCQRLVKSALADRDLVRALNLTTANSINLGRLIPQIMYYAWAAILYGQMPGEAGRRDRGPVFAVPSGNFGNLTAATYSKHMGVPIVGLISASNSNDVVPEYFKTGLFTPRRSQQTFSNAMDVGNPSNFDRLRALYGNDLQRIRNEITALSVGDDETLTEMRRTYDRCGYVLDPHTAVGVVAARGKSPSGSPIEPTIVAATAHPAKFPEVVTKALGITIPLPPQLEEAMNRPKQSVRIHAEYEQARELLRS, encoded by the coding sequence ATGAAGTTCCGCTCTGTCCTTGGTGAAAGCCCTTCGGTAAGTTTTCGTGAAGCTCTGTTCCGCGGTCTTGCACCCGATGGAAGCCTGTACATTCCCGAACACATTCCGCAGCTGCCGCTACCGAGCGAACACGGCGGTGCTGTTCAACGATTGCCCGTGGTAGCCTCCGAGGTGTTGGGTGCATTCATCGACGATATTCCGATGGAAGAGATTCGGGCTATGGCCGAACGGGCGTTCAACTTCCCGATCCCGCTTGTCAGGCTCGAACAGAACCTCTTCCTCCTCGAATTGTTTCATGGTCCTACACTCGCCTTCAAAGATGTGGGCGCCCGCTTTATGGCACGCGCCCTCTCATACTTTCTGGAGCGAGAGAGACAGGATTTGACAATAGTCGTTGCGACGTCGGGCGATACGGGAAGCGCTGTCGCCCATGGATTTTTCAATGTTCCGAACATCTCCGTATTTGTCTTCTATCCGTCCGGCAAGATCAGCCGGCTGCAGGAACAGCAGATGACCACCCTCGGGGGTAATATTCATGCCGTTGAGGTAGAGGGAACATTCGACGATTGCCAGCGACTTGTGAAAAGCGCTCTCGCAGATCGCGATCTCGTGCGAGCGCTGAACCTCACCACCGCAAATTCTATCAACCTCGGCAGGCTGATTCCGCAGATTATGTACTACGCCTGGGCTGCAATTCTGTACGGGCAGATGCCCGGTGAAGCCGGGCGCCGCGATCGGGGACCGGTGTTCGCTGTTCCGAGCGGAAATTTTGGGAACCTGACAGCCGCGACATATTCCAAGCATATGGGGGTCCCGATTGTAGGCCTGATCTCGGCGAGCAACTCAAATGACGTTGTGCCGGAGTACTTCAAGACCGGCCTTTTCACACCGCGCCGATCGCAACAAACGTTTTCGAACGCCATGGATGTGGGAAACCCGAGCAACTTCGACCGCCTTCGGGCTCTCTACGGAAACGATCTTCAGCGAATCCGGAACGAGATCACCGCTCTCAGCGTCGGGGATGACGAAACGCTGACCGAAATGCGCCGCACCTATGATCGGTGCGGTTACGTGCTTGACCCACACACCGCCGTGGGTGTCGTGGCGGCGCGCGGGAAGAGCCCGTCGGGATCGCCGATCGAGCCCACGATTGTCGCCGCGACGGCGCACCCCGCGAAGTTTCCCGAGGTGGTGACCAAAGCTCTGGGCATAACGATTCCTCTTCCTCCACAACTTGAAGAGGCGATGAATCGTCCAAAACAAAGCGTGCGCATCCACGCAGAGTACGAACAGGCAAGAGAACTGCTGCGCTCGTGA
- a CDS encoding homoserine kinase has translation MIPRSVKTFAPATVSNLGPGFDVLGVALYRPGDFVLASRQRQPGLAFSVKTSQTQVPLDSKRNVAAYVADCMLQEMKPSFGVRMVLHKSMPIGSGLGSSAASSVAAAMAVNALLAKPLQKPDLLRFALDGELFACGSMHADNAAPSLLGGGCLIRSYNPVDVIPIPVDHSLVWIVVHPHVVVLTKKARAMLPRQIPLRTAVRQWGNVAGLVLGLASGDHSLIRRSVEDVIMEPLRSKLIPGFDAVKEAALRAGALGCSISGSGPSVFSIAPSMRAARVISAAMVRTFRRSAGVTSDVFISKTNPYGARVVWRRDR, from the coding sequence ATGATCCCAAGATCAGTCAAGACGTTCGCGCCCGCAACCGTTTCCAATCTCGGCCCCGGATTTGATGTCCTTGGCGTTGCTCTGTACCGGCCCGGGGATTTTGTTCTCGCGAGCCGCCAACGGCAACCCGGGCTCGCGTTCTCTGTGAAGACTTCCCAAACACAGGTTCCTCTCGATTCAAAGAGAAATGTCGCAGCCTATGTCGCAGACTGCATGCTTCAGGAAATGAAACCGTCCTTCGGCGTTCGCATGGTTCTACATAAGTCCATGCCCATCGGTTCCGGACTCGGCAGTTCGGCAGCAAGCAGCGTTGCGGCAGCGATGGCTGTGAACGCGTTGCTGGCAAAACCACTTCAGAAACCCGACTTACTCCGGTTCGCACTCGACGGTGAGTTGTTTGCCTGCGGCTCCATGCATGCAGACAACGCGGCCCCCTCTCTTCTGGGTGGTGGATGCCTCATCCGCAGTTACAATCCCGTCGACGTCATTCCAATTCCCGTGGATCACTCCCTCGTCTGGATCGTCGTTCACCCGCACGTGGTTGTTCTCACGAAGAAGGCCAGGGCAATGTTACCGCGGCAGATACCCTTGCGTACCGCGGTACGCCAGTGGGGTAATGTTGCCGGACTCGTCCTGGGACTCGCAAGCGGAGATCACAGTCTGATTCGCCGATCTGTTGAGGATGTCATCATGGAGCCGTTGCGCTCCAAACTGATCCCGGGATTCGACGCCGTCAAAGAGGCGGCTCTCAGAGCGGGGGCGCTTGGCTGCTCAATTTCGGGCTCGGGCCCGTCTGTTTTTTCCATTGCCCCCTCGATGCGAGCAGCGCGTGTCATTAGTGCTGCCATGGTCCGGACTTTTCGCCGCTCAGCCGGTGTCACGAGCGATGTGTTCATTTCGAAGACTAATCCGTACGGCGCACGCGTTGTCTGGAGAAGAGACCGATGA